A window of the Parabacteroides merdae ATCC 43184 genome harbors these coding sequences:
- the nagA gene encoding N-acetylglucosamine-6-phosphate deacetylase, protein MLTQIINGKILTPQGWLKDGSVLISDNKILEVTNCDLAVVGATLIDAKGMYIVPGGVEIHVHGGGGRDFMEGTEEAFRAAVAAHMQHGTTSIFPTLSSSTIPMIREAAATTEKLMAEKDSPVLGLHLEGHYFNMKMAGGQLPENIKNPDPEEYIPLLEETHCIKRWDAAPELPGAMQFGKYVTSKGVLASVGHTQAEYEDIQTAYEAGYTHATHFYNAMPGFHKRREYKYEGTVESIYLIDDMTVEVVADGIHVPPTILRLVYKIKGVERTCLITDALACAASDSQTAFDPRVIIEDGVCKLADRSALAGSIATMDRLIRTMVQKAEIPLEDAVRMASETPARIMGVYDRKGSLQRGKDADIQILDKDLNVRAVWAMGKLVEGTNKLF, encoded by the coding sequence ATGTTAACTCAGATTATAAATGGCAAGATCCTTACCCCACAGGGCTGGTTGAAAGACGGTTCTGTTCTGATAAGCGATAACAAGATTTTGGAAGTGACTAACTGCGATCTGGCAGTGGTAGGAGCCACTTTGATAGACGCTAAAGGCATGTATATCGTGCCGGGCGGAGTAGAAATCCATGTTCACGGCGGTGGAGGCCGTGACTTTATGGAAGGTACCGAAGAAGCGTTCCGGGCAGCGGTAGCCGCTCACATGCAGCATGGTACGACCAGTATTTTCCCCACATTGTCATCCTCGACCATCCCGATGATCCGCGAAGCAGCTGCAACGACTGAAAAGTTGATGGCGGAAAAAGACAGTCCTGTCCTGGGGCTTCATCTGGAAGGGCATTACTTCAACATGAAGATGGCCGGCGGGCAGTTGCCGGAAAATATCAAGAATCCGGATCCGGAAGAATACATTCCCCTGTTGGAAGAGACACATTGCATCAAACGTTGGGATGCCGCTCCCGAATTGCCGGGTGCCATGCAGTTCGGTAAATACGTCACCTCGAAAGGCGTGTTGGCATCTGTCGGTCATACGCAAGCCGAATACGAGGATATTCAGACTGCCTACGAAGCCGGATATACCCATGCCACGCACTTCTACAATGCGATGCCCGGTTTCCACAAACGTCGTGAATATAAATATGAAGGTACGGTCGAGAGTATTTATCTGATCGACGACATGACGGTCGAGGTGGTTGCCGACGGTATCCATGTGCCTCCGACGATCCTTCGTCTGGTCTATAAGATCAAAGGCGTGGAACGTACTTGTCTGATCACCGATGCGCTGGCTTGCGCCGCAAGTGACAGCCAGACGGCGTTTGACCCGCGTGTGATCATCGAAGACGGTGTTTGCAAGCTGGCCGACCGTTCTGCTCTTGCCGGCAGCATTGCGACTATGGACCGCCTGATCCGTACGATGGTTCAGAAAGCCGAGATCCCGTTGGAAGATGCCGTTCGCATGGCTTCTGAAACTCCGGCACGCATCATGGGTGTTTACGACCGTAAGGGGTCTTTGCAGCGAGGTAAGGATGCGGACATCCAGATTCTGGATAAGGACTTGAATGTCCGTGCTGTCTGGGCGATGGGTAAATTAGTGGAAGGAACGAATAAACTGTTTTGA
- a CDS encoding DUF4251 domain-containing protein has translation MKRIVSMMVIFTLLLGGMTHVQAQTSKAAEKAEKKQERKEKKEERLAKDAVMGEEAFNNAMQAITNRSFVLEANSVQPLNGRVYYVNSNTNFVSLNDGQAMVQIASNSPYPGPNGLGGITVQGSASNVQVKQENNGNVYLSMSVQGIFISATVNLVLYSGTNNAMVTVDPNFSGNNLTMNGTLLPYSDSNVFQGTTY, from the coding sequence ATGAAAAGAATTGTATCTATGATGGTGATCTTCACCCTTCTGTTGGGTGGCATGACACATGTGCAGGCTCAGACAAGTAAAGCCGCAGAAAAAGCTGAAAAAAAGCAGGAAAGAAAAGAGAAAAAAGAAGAAAGGTTAGCTAAGGACGCCGTTATGGGCGAAGAAGCATTCAACAATGCCATGCAGGCTATCACAAACCGGTCGTTCGTGCTCGAAGCCAACTCCGTACAACCGTTGAACGGACGTGTTTACTATGTAAACTCAAACACTAACTTCGTTTCGTTGAATGACGGACAGGCCATGGTTCAGATCGCATCCAACTCTCCTTACCCCGGTCCTAACGGATTAGGCGGCATCACCGTACAAGGCTCGGCATCCAATGTACAGGTCAAACAAGAAAACAACGGAAACGTGTATCTGTCCATGAGCGTACAAGGTATCTTTATCTCTGCAACCGTAAACCTGGTATTATACAGCGGGACCAATAATGCAATGGTTACCGTAGACCCGAACTTCTCAGGAAACAACCTGACAATGAACGGAACATTGCTTCCCTATTCAGACTCCAACGTTTTCCAGGGAACCACTTACTAA
- a CDS encoding DUF3843 family protein: protein MKNIKIYPKDWLQLHPYKQSDPTDSYYTNIANRIYGMLEETRLAYSFEKDEVKQISIRMAAYFEDVISGLNIWRSFITEHKALYGKFLPFYTPDDHYYDDEVNYEDIRFLLWHYTQQYHGFHKGTFVSPDNAANGDTAKLIYQMFCDEWTTAPENERLQQLFAPETRYEDVDKYNELLHWFHYQCYLFTDSHQELTDTVKEYWEQTKEKDEQFIMTAYEALAHISKSAFLAYTAPKWLSLIFPADHPDHSLFVEEGEKSQAFKEPVSEESKKMLTEHFEKFTAAAEGKALLYFQNKREFLDFLTKIGIETEGATGDTASRKFAVYATPSEGLQVLADGVEYIKDENNPFYNQKKAENQGLSFFMIRKCSPYLLRILEEKGMLADAQAKSLAGEERSKAIVHENWEFLMRYFLREY, encoded by the coding sequence ATGAAGAACATTAAAATCTATCCGAAAGATTGGTTGCAGTTGCACCCTTATAAACAGTCAGATCCGACAGATTCCTATTATACCAATATTGCAAACCGTATTTACGGCATGTTGGAAGAAACACGTCTTGCCTATTCTTTTGAGAAGGACGAGGTCAAACAGATCAGTATACGCATGGCTGCCTATTTCGAAGATGTGATTTCCGGTCTGAATATCTGGCGCTCATTCATCACGGAACACAAAGCCTTATACGGTAAATTCCTGCCGTTTTATACACCTGACGATCACTATTATGATGACGAGGTCAACTACGAAGATATCCGGTTCTTGCTTTGGCATTACACACAGCAGTATCACGGGTTTCACAAAGGCACATTCGTCAGTCCCGACAATGCGGCAAACGGCGACACAGCCAAACTGATCTACCAGATGTTCTGTGACGAATGGACAACTGCACCGGAGAACGAACGGCTGCAACAGCTCTTTGCCCCGGAAACCCGCTATGAGGATGTCGACAAATATAACGAGTTGCTTCACTGGTTTCATTACCAATGTTACCTGTTTACCGATTCACACCAGGAACTGACAGATACAGTTAAGGAATATTGGGAACAAACGAAAGAGAAAGACGAGCAGTTCATCATGACCGCCTACGAGGCTCTGGCACATATTTCCAAAAGTGCATTTTTGGCTTACACGGCTCCCAAATGGCTTTCGCTGATCTTTCCGGCAGACCATCCGGATCACAGCTTGTTCGTTGAAGAAGGTGAAAAGTCACAGGCATTCAAAGAACCGGTGTCCGAAGAGAGCAAGAAAATGCTGACCGAGCACTTTGAGAAATTCACGGCAGCGGCAGAAGGAAAAGCACTCCTTTATTTCCAAAACAAGCGTGAATTCCTCGACTTCCTGACGAAGATCGGCATCGAGACGGAAGGAGCGACAGGCGATACCGCCTCCCGGAAATTTGCCGTTTATGCCACTCCGTCAGAAGGTTTGCAAGTCCTGGCCGATGGTGTTGAGTATATCAAAGACGAAAACAATCCTTTCTACAATCAGAAAAAGGCGGAAAACCAAGGTTTGTCCTTCTTCATGATCCGGAAATGCAGCCCGTATCTGCTGAGAATATTGGAAGAAAAAGGCATGTTAGCCGATGCGCAAGCGAAGAGCCTGGCCGGTGAAGAACGTAGCAAAGCGATCGTTCACGAGAACTGGGAGTTCCTGATGCGGTATTTCCTTCGGGAATATTGA
- a CDS encoding InlB B-repeat-containing protein, with translation MNRDLNIKSTIRQILGVLISIMILMPFTVSSQTVTTTIDCANATTDINGNGYRWDLSNKILALDGIDLRTSQMMGIELPPNSTITLQGDNYIEGASRAILFNIGSTEQDPGGTLTIKGDGTLTLNSTNTPSAIFNAGTSTIKNKAILVIESSTVITNGLSVGGNAKDENGEWGKTGETILRNNAWLDITWEKTTNPSGLPLYNHNIKVENSVLFYNYRNTGTLGYYGEVYGDVTLSGDCTIKNGQTLFIPTGCSLTVNGTLDNQGTIYSKGALTANQITGNTVTKDKVDLNGTSYKTWAEATAALAGSEEPINIITLLDDETATSTPPKPCIITGDGKTLTYAGDLELQAALTFKSIKLNMSTIYANGHDLTFDESVDCRPSTYTNNGNTLTGIRNIWGGTKDNNTIDKTNIVIKSGQFGWIYGGGNAGNITGTTKVTISGGTVNNSVFGGSHAAGSTVGNTELNITGGTLNHIYGGGWNGDVTGTATTNISGENTVVSGFIIGNTEGTGTAGNTDVTLDTSADNPIQEVHGAGINYNNTVHGKVSGNVNLTVLDGRITGSLIGCSSAVEGKININVKGGEVKRISGIDYSLSADSPTPTYSGIIQITIEKGHTTIGQIDSNNNHKTHVTYRNCGTADTPYLISELRSIDKVILENSFIKEKDRTSAFRLDMGNGETMEIEGTGLTGDFHLVNLNGKASDNQSIITASELSGTYSFTHKADNKMLYKAGFNYRYPGDATLCAITLPTTVENGTLALKGTIGADQGETLFENGDQVPAGTPMTIIATPSPGYSIKSFSVRQGNNNVTVDTDGSFTAPDGDFTVAAEFKRIYTPPAATYYTVTLPSVEGATLSKQAGDHTVEEGYSFTFAITLDENYSESIPIVTTDRGETIIPDTNGRYKINNVAEDIVVSISGIVKNLPTSIKSIETDTKIWTADGTIFIHTSSPQQVQVVNLAGSTLFYRNIPVGDTRLNGLAAGVYIVHLSREMPRKIIVR, from the coding sequence ATGAATAGAGATTTAAATATTAAAAGTACAATACGCCAGATTCTTGGCGTATTGATTAGTATCATGATACTAATGCCATTTACGGTATCCTCTCAAACCGTCACAACCACCATTGACTGCGCAAACGCTACAACAGACATAAACGGCAACGGATATCGTTGGGACCTCAGCAACAAGATACTGGCTCTTGACGGAATAGACCTAAGGACAAGTCAGATGATGGGCATAGAGCTTCCTCCCAATTCAACAATCACGCTACAAGGAGACAATTACATCGAAGGAGCAAGCAGGGCCATCCTCTTCAATATCGGTTCCACAGAGCAAGACCCAGGCGGAACCCTGACTATAAAGGGAGACGGGACCTTAACCCTGAACAGCACGAACACCCCCAGCGCCATTTTTAACGCAGGTACGAGCACGATCAAGAACAAAGCCATACTTGTGATAGAAAGCTCGACCGTCATCACAAACGGCCTGTCGGTAGGAGGCAATGCCAAAGACGAAAACGGAGAGTGGGGAAAAACGGGTGAAACAATCCTCAGGAACAATGCATGGTTGGATATCACTTGGGAAAAAACGACCAATCCTTCCGGTTTACCTCTCTACAACCACAACATAAAGGTGGAAAATTCCGTTCTGTTCTACAACTACCGGAACACCGGGACATTAGGATATTATGGTGAAGTATACGGAGACGTGACGCTGTCAGGAGACTGCACCATCAAGAACGGACAGACGCTTTTCATCCCGACAGGCTGCTCGCTCACCGTAAACGGAACACTGGATAATCAAGGAACCATATATAGCAAAGGCGCACTGACCGCAAACCAGATAACAGGAAACACGGTGACCAAAGACAAGGTTGACCTCAACGGGACAAGTTACAAAACATGGGCGGAGGCAACAGCTGCACTCGCAGGTTCCGAAGAACCGATCAATATCATCACTCTGTTAGACGACGAAACAGCTACAAGCACACCTCCAAAACCCTGTATCATAACAGGCGACGGAAAAACGTTGACATATGCCGGCGACCTCGAACTGCAAGCCGCCCTTACCTTCAAAAGCATCAAACTGAACATGAGCACCATTTATGCCAACGGCCACGATTTGACATTCGACGAGTCTGTCGATTGCCGCCCGTCGACATACACCAACAACGGCAACACCCTGACCGGCATACGTAACATCTGGGGAGGAACTAAAGACAACAATACGATCGACAAAACCAATATCGTAATCAAAAGCGGACAATTCGGCTGGATCTACGGCGGCGGCAATGCCGGTAACATCACAGGGACAACCAAGGTGACCATATCGGGCGGAACCGTGAACAACTCTGTTTTCGGTGGAAGCCATGCCGCAGGAAGCACAGTCGGCAATACCGAGTTGAACATTACCGGAGGAACTCTAAACCATATCTACGGAGGTGGCTGGAACGGGGACGTCACCGGTACAGCCACGACGAATATCTCTGGCGAAAACACGGTTGTCAGCGGCTTTATCATCGGCAACACGGAAGGAACCGGCACGGCAGGCAACACGGATGTGACACTTGACACATCCGCAGATAATCCCATCCAGGAAGTACACGGAGCTGGTATTAACTACAATAATACAGTACACGGGAAAGTTTCGGGAAATGTCAATCTCACCGTTCTGGACGGCAGAATCACCGGGAGCCTGATCGGTTGCTCCTCAGCTGTCGAGGGGAAGATCAACATAAACGTGAAAGGAGGAGAGGTCAAAAGAATAAGTGGCATCGACTATTCCTTGTCTGCAGATTCACCAACTCCCACTTACAGCGGAATAATCCAGATCACCATAGAAAAAGGCCATACCACCATCGGACAAATAGACAGCAACAATAACCACAAAACACATGTAACCTACAGAAACTGCGGAACAGCCGACACTCCCTATCTGATTTCCGAACTGCGCTCCATCGATAAAGTCATCCTGGAAAACTCTTTTATCAAAGAAAAGGACCGGACATCGGCATTCAGGCTCGACATGGGGAACGGAGAGACTATGGAAATAGAAGGGACCGGACTGACCGGAGATTTCCATCTGGTCAATTTGAACGGAAAAGCATCGGATAATCAGTCGATTATCACGGCTTCCGAACTGTCGGGTACATACAGTTTCACCCATAAGGCCGACAATAAGATGCTCTATAAAGCCGGTTTCAACTACCGCTATCCGGGTGACGCCACATTGTGTGCCATCACCCTTCCGACAACGGTCGAGAACGGCACGCTAGCTCTCAAAGGCACGATCGGAGCCGACCAGGGAGAAACCCTCTTTGAAAACGGTGACCAGGTCCCAGCAGGCACACCGATGACTATAATCGCCACTCCTTCACCAGGATATAGTATCAAAAGCTTCTCTGTAAGACAGGGTAATAACAATGTGACGGTTGATACAGATGGCAGCTTTACTGCTCCCGACGGTGATTTTACAGTCGCTGCCGAGTTTAAGAGGATATATACTCCGCCGGCAGCCACCTACTACACCGTCACTCTCCCCTCCGTAGAAGGTGCGACACTCAGCAAGCAGGCAGGTGACCATACGGTCGAGGAAGGATACAGTTTCACCTTCGCCATCACCTTGGATGAAAACTATAGTGAGTCCATCCCTATTGTCACCACCGATCGCGGCGAGACGATCATACCGGACACGAATGGCAGATACAAGATCAACAACGTGGCTGAAGACATTGTCGTCTCTATCTCCGGCATCGTGAAGAATCTTCCAACAAGTATCAAAAGTATCGAAACAGACACGAAGATATGGACCGCCGACGGCACGATCTTCATCCACACCTCTTCCCCGCAGCAGGTACAGGTGGTAAACCTCGCCGGAAGCACTCTCTTCTACCGCAACATTCCGGTAGGCGACACACGGCTCAATGGATTGGCAGCAGGAGTCTACATTGTACACCTCTCAAGAGAAATGCCACGGAAAATAATCGTACGCTAA
- a CDS encoding Gfo/Idh/MocA family protein, translating into MEYMEEHGGKVRFGVVGTNFITDWVIAGARQDDRFELVAVYSRKQETADAFAAKHQIPYTFTSLEEMAKSPLIDAVYIASPNFLHAEQSILCMKHGKHVLCEKPFASNAWEVREMIAASAKYDVTLMEAMKPTLTPNFRSVRENLGRLGTIRRYFSCYCQYSSRYDKFKEGVVLNAFRPELSNGAMMDIGIYTVYPMVVLFGRPKKIDASGIVLSSSADGQGAVNFEYEGMNATVLYSKIANSSLPTEIQGEEGNITLDRINIIGEVKYTPRLAAASGRGPSAEAQDISVVTDKDEYYYEVAEFIDLVLSGKRQSGINSHEHSLITLEIIDEVRRQLGIRYPADRY; encoded by the coding sequence ATGGAATATATGGAAGAACATGGTGGAAAAGTACGTTTTGGAGTAGTCGGAACCAACTTTATAACCGACTGGGTGATTGCCGGAGCGCGGCAGGATGACCGTTTTGAACTGGTTGCTGTTTATTCCCGTAAGCAGGAGACGGCGGATGCCTTTGCCGCCAAACATCAGATACCTTATACTTTTACCTCTTTGGAAGAGATGGCAAAAAGCCCGTTGATCGATGCCGTGTATATCGCATCGCCTAATTTCCTTCATGCGGAACAGAGTATCTTGTGCATGAAGCATGGAAAGCATGTACTCTGTGAGAAACCTTTCGCTTCGAATGCGTGGGAGGTGAGAGAGATGATCGCAGCCTCTGCAAAATATGACGTTACGCTGATGGAGGCGATGAAACCGACCCTTACCCCGAATTTCCGGTCTGTGCGGGAAAACTTAGGACGCTTGGGAACGATACGGCGTTATTTTTCCTGCTATTGTCAGTATTCTTCCCGCTATGATAAGTTCAAGGAGGGAGTTGTGCTGAACGCATTCAGGCCGGAATTGTCGAACGGGGCGATGATGGATATCGGGATTTATACTGTCTATCCGATGGTCGTTTTGTTCGGACGTCCGAAAAAGATAGATGCTTCAGGAATCGTTCTTTCATCCAGTGCGGACGGACAGGGAGCCGTCAATTTCGAATACGAAGGGATGAATGCGACCGTTCTCTATTCCAAGATAGCCAATTCATCCTTGCCGACAGAGATACAGGGAGAAGAGGGAAACATAACGCTCGACCGGATCAATATAATCGGAGAGGTAAAATATACTCCCCGTCTGGCGGCCGCTTCCGGTAGAGGTCCCTCTGCCGAAGCTCAGGATATAAGCGTCGTGACGGACAAGGATGAATATTATTATGAGGTGGCGGAGTTTATCGATCTGGTTCTGTCCGGCAAACGCCAGTCTGGAATCAACAGCCACGAACACTCCCTGATCACGTTGGAGATCATCGATGAGGTGCGCAGGCAGTTGGGAATCCGGTATCCGGCTGATCGATATTGA
- the nagA gene encoding N-acetylglucosamine-6-phosphate deacetylase, which produces MLTQIINGQILTPQGWLKDGSVLISDGKILEVTNSDLAVIGAKVVDAKGMYIIPGFVAMNVHGGGGHDFKECTEEAFHSAIAAHMKHGATTIFPTLSSSPKESICKAVSICEKLMAEKDGPVLGLHVEGPYLNAKMAGNLYDVKNPDKEEYMSILESTNCIKRWDASPELPGAHDFARYLRSKGILAAITHTEAEFEDIKEAYAAGFTHAAQFYNAMPGFHKRREYKYEGTVESVFLMDDMTVEVIADGKHLPSTILRLVYKLKGVERTCLVTDALSYAASDVKPDEGSRIIIEDGVCKLADHSSLAGSIATMDVLVRTMVQKANVPLADAVRMASETPARLMGVSDRTGTLQRGKDADIIILDRNLTVRAVWSMGNLVPAANTLF; this is translated from the coding sequence ATGCTGACACAAATAATAAATGGCCAGATCCTTACCCCTCAGGGATGGTTGAAGGATGGCTCCGTATTGATTAGCGACGGAAAGATTCTGGAAGTGACGAACAGCGACCTGGCTGTTATCGGCGCCAAGGTGGTGGATGCCAAGGGTATGTATATCATTCCCGGTTTCGTAGCCATGAACGTGCATGGCGGAGGCGGCCATGATTTTAAGGAATGTACGGAAGAAGCCTTCCATAGTGCTATTGCCGCCCATATGAAACACGGTGCGACTACTATTTTTCCCACTTTGTCGTCTTCTCCTAAAGAATCGATCTGCAAGGCAGTCTCCATTTGCGAGAAGCTGATGGCGGAAAAGGACGGTCCCGTATTGGGACTTCATGTGGAAGGACCGTATCTGAATGCCAAGATGGCCGGTAACCTTTATGATGTGAAAAATCCGGATAAGGAAGAATATATGTCTATCCTGGAAAGTACGAACTGTATTAAGCGTTGGGATGCCAGTCCTGAATTGCCGGGTGCGCATGATTTCGCCCGTTATCTCAGGTCGAAAGGTATCCTGGCTGCCATTACGCATACGGAAGCCGAATTCGAGGATATCAAAGAAGCCTATGCGGCGGGTTTTACCCATGCGGCACAGTTCTACAACGCAATGCCCGGTTTCCACAAGCGTCGTGAATATAAATACGAAGGAACGGTGGAAAGTGTTTTCCTGATGGATGATATGACGGTGGAAGTAATTGCCGACGGTAAACATTTGCCTTCTACGATTCTTCGCTTGGTGTATAAGCTGAAAGGTGTGGAACGCACGTGCCTGGTAACCGATGCGTTGTCTTATGCTGCAAGCGATGTGAAACCGGACGAAGGCTCACGTATTATCATTGAAGATGGTGTTTGCAAGTTGGCCGACCATTCTTCGCTTGCCGGAAGTATCGCTACGATGGATGTGCTGGTCCGCACGATGGTTCAAAAAGCCAATGTCCCGTTGGCCGATGCCGTTCGCATGGCTTCCGAAACTCCGGCACGCCTGATGGGGGTATCCGACCGTACGGGTACGTTGCAGCGCGGAAAAGATGCCGACATCATCATCCTGGACCGTAACTTGACTGTCCGTGCCGTTTGGTCGATGGGAAACCTGGTTCCGGCTGCCAATACGCTGTTTTAA
- a CDS encoding 2-phosphosulfolactate phosphatase, with product MKIDVCFSPALYPVYHNPEAIVVVVDVFRATTTMAAAFSNGVRSIRPVATVEEAEAYKAKGWLVGAERNVKRCGFADFGNSPFDYTAEKVSGKDIVFTTTNGTRAITIAKSAFRVITGAFINLQAVAGYCVCHKRDVVVLCSGWQDKVNIEDTLFGGALTDALLNTGLYEAGSDAAVIARDMWTGNKANLLAYLDTTDHMGRLKANHLEDAVPYCLTLSITDKVPELSIEGDTLILR from the coding sequence ATGAAAATAGATGTTTGTTTTTCACCGGCATTATATCCGGTCTATCATAATCCGGAAGCTATCGTGGTGGTCGTGGATGTGTTTCGGGCAACGACGACGATGGCCGCCGCTTTTAGTAACGGAGTGCGCAGTATCCGTCCGGTCGCTACCGTTGAAGAGGCTGAGGCATATAAGGCAAAAGGCTGGCTGGTCGGAGCGGAACGGAATGTGAAGCGATGTGGTTTTGCCGATTTCGGAAATTCCCCGTTTGATTATACGGCGGAAAAGGTTTCCGGGAAAGATATTGTGTTCACCACGACCAACGGTACACGTGCGATCACGATCGCCAAATCCGCTTTCCGGGTCATAACGGGAGCTTTCATCAATCTGCAGGCGGTGGCCGGTTACTGTGTCTGCCATAAGCGGGATGTGGTCGTGCTCTGTTCCGGCTGGCAGGATAAGGTGAATATAGAAGATACGCTTTTTGGAGGAGCTTTGACGGATGCGTTACTGAATACCGGTTTGTATGAGGCGGGCAGCGATGCTGCCGTGATTGCCCGGGATATGTGGACGGGCAACAAGGCGAACCTGCTTGCCTATCTGGATACGACGGATCATATGGGACGCTTGAAAGCGAACCATCTCGAAGATGCTGTTCCCTATTGCCTGACTTTGAGTATTACGGACAAGGTTCCCGAACTTTCGATAGAAGGAGATACATTAATATTACGCTGA
- a CDS encoding glucosamine-6-phosphate deaminase — MKTDLSSQITLTRIPQRYYRPENAFEHSVLTRLEKIPTNIYESADEGSFAIAKEIADQIRKKQEIGENFVMAIPGGRSPLSVYKELIRMHKEEQLSFRNVVVFVEYEFFPLVSPSAGNVAQLKEALLDHIDITPENVYAPDGCMPKDAIIDFCRMYEENIQKAGGLDYILLGVGHASNIMFNGVGATLSSRTRLVLLEGTARKEASRTFPSLDNVPAGVITMGIATMMKARNVILMAWGEDKAKIIAKTVEGKVSDAVPSSYLQNHTNAKVVVDLSAAYDLTRISHPWLVTNCEWDNKLIRRAIVWLCQLTGKPILKLTNKDYSENGLGELLALYGSAYNVNIRVFNDIQHTITGWPGGKPNADDSNRPERATPYPKKVIIFSPHPDDDVISMGGTFHRLCEQHHDVHVAYETSGNIAVGDEEVIRYCEYLRDVCAKYTEDETVKKKAEEIIHFLRYEKVEGEAEKRDVLFMKGTIRREEARAGARYSGIKSDDHIHFLDLPFYETGLVKKNDLSEADIAIVKKLLTDVKPDEMFVAGDLADPHGTHRVCLNAVLAAIDELKDEEWLKNCRIWMYRGAWAEWEMDHVEMAVPISPEELRHKRNAILKHQSQAESAPFLGDDERLFWQRAEDRNRATAELYHQLGLASYEAMEAFVQYVPVR, encoded by the coding sequence ATGAAAACAGACCTTAGTTCGCAGATTACCCTGACGCGAATACCGCAGCGGTATTATCGCCCGGAGAATGCTTTTGAGCATTCAGTTTTGACCCGTCTGGAAAAGATCCCGACAAACATCTACGAATCGGCCGATGAAGGTTCGTTTGCCATCGCTAAGGAGATAGCAGACCAGATTCGCAAGAAACAGGAAATCGGTGAAAACTTTGTGATGGCTATTCCCGGAGGCCGTTCTCCGCTGAGCGTATATAAAGAATTGATCCGTATGCATAAGGAAGAACAACTGAGCTTCCGCAACGTGGTTGTCTTTGTTGAATATGAATTCTTCCCGCTTGTCTCTCCTTCCGCCGGCAACGTGGCACAGCTGAAAGAGGCTTTGCTGGACCATATCGATATTACCCCTGAGAATGTTTATGCTCCCGATGGATGTATGCCGAAAGATGCCATCATCGATTTCTGCCGGATGTACGAAGAAAACATCCAGAAGGCAGGCGGTTTGGATTATATCCTGTTAGGTGTGGGACATGCGAGCAACATTATGTTTAACGGTGTAGGTGCGACGCTGAGTTCGCGTACCCGTCTGGTTCTGTTGGAAGGAACTGCCCGTAAGGAAGCTTCCCGTACGTTCCCGTCACTGGACAATGTGCCTGCGGGAGTCATCACGATGGGGATCGCTACCATGATGAAAGCCCGTAATGTGATCCTGATGGCGTGGGGTGAAGATAAGGCGAAGATCATCGCCAAAACGGTGGAAGGCAAAGTGAGTGACGCTGTTCCCTCTTCTTACCTCCAGAATCATACGAATGCGAAAGTCGTAGTCGATCTGTCTGCCGCGTATGATCTGACACGTATCAGTCATCCTTGGCTGGTTACCAATTGCGAGTGGGATAACAAGCTGATCCGTCGCGCAATCGTTTGGTTGTGCCAGTTGACAGGCAAACCGATCTTGAAACTGACAAACAAGGATTATAGCGAAAACGGCCTGGGTGAGCTGCTCGCCCTGTACGGTTCGGCCTATAATGTGAATATCCGGGTATTCAACGATATCCAGCACACGATTACCGGATGGCCGGGCGGCAAGCCGAATGCCGACGATTCAAACCGTCCCGAACGTGCAACTCCGTATCCGAAGAAAGTGATTATCTTCAGTCCGCATCCGGATGACGATGTAATTTCGATGGGCGGTACATTCCATCGTTTGTGTGAACAGCATCACGATGTACATGTCGCTTACGAAACTTCCGGCAATATTGCCGTAGGGGATGAAGAGGTAATCCGCTATTGCGAATATCTGCGCGACGTTTGTGCCAAATATACGGAAGACGAAACGGTTAAGAAGAAAGCCGAAGAAATCATCCATTTCCTCCGTTATGAAAAGGTGGAAGGTGAAGCTGAAAAACGTGATGTCCTCTTTATGAAAGGCACGATCCGCCGGGAAGAAGCCCGTGCCGGTGCCCGTTACAGCGGGATCAAGAGTGACGATCATATCCACTTCCTCGACTTGCCTTTCTATGAAACAGGGCTGGTGAAGAAGAACGACTTGAGCGAAGCGGATATTGCCATCGTGAAGAAGTTGCTGACGGATGTGAAACCTGATGAGATGTTTGTAGCCGGTGACCTTGCCGATCCACATGGAACTCATCGTGTATGTCTGAATGCCGTTCTGGCAGCTATCGACGAGCTGAAGGATGAAGAATGGCTGAAGAACTGCCGCATCTGGATGTACCGCGGGGCTTGGGCCGAATGGGAAATGGACCATGTGGAAATGGCTGTTCCTATCTCTCCCGAAGAATTGCGGCATAAGAGAAACGCGATCCTGAAACACCAGTCTCAGGCTGAAAGTGCACCGTTCCTTGGAGACGACGAACGTTTGTTCTGGCAGCGTGCCGAAGACCGTAACCGTGCTACTGCCGAACTGTATCATCAGTTAGGCCTTGCATCTTATGAAGCGATGGAAGCATTCGTACAATATGTTCCGGTTCGATAA